From a region of the Candidatus Pelagibacter sp. FZCC0015 genome:
- a CDS encoding CinA family protein, which translates to MSIQLLHKKLIKKKLTISIAESCTGGLMSNNLTKLANSSRYFQMGLTTYSNQAKIKILKVNKNIIKKYGAVSHECCKAMVQNLSKISKSKINVSITGIAGPGGGSKEKPVGLVYIGIKKGKTLLIKENKFKSQNRNSIQKSTVRNVIKIISKII; encoded by the coding sequence ATGAGTATTCAATTACTTCATAAAAAATTAATAAAAAAAAAATTAACTATATCTATAGCTGAATCTTGTACAGGTGGATTAATGTCTAATAATTTAACTAAATTAGCCAATTCATCAAGATACTTTCAAATGGGTCTAACCACTTACTCTAATCAAGCTAAAATAAAGATATTAAAGGTTAATAAAAATATTATTAAAAAATATGGTGCGGTAAGTCATGAGTGTTGTAAGGCAATGGTTCAGAATTTATCTAAAATTTCAAAGAGTAAAATCAATGTTTCCATAACAGGAATTGCTGGACCAGGAGGTGGATCAAAAGAAAAACCGGTTGGTCTTGTTTATATTGGCATCAAAAAAGGTAAAACTTTGCTTATTAAAGAAAATAAATTTAAATCTCAAAACCGTAATTCGATTCAAAAATCAACGGTTCGTAATGTGATTAAGATAATCAGTAAAATTATTTAA